DNA sequence from the Liolophura sinensis isolate JHLJ2023 chromosome 1, CUHK_Ljap_v2, whole genome shotgun sequence genome:
TGCCATCTTTCGATTTTCCAAGTTGAGCTTACTATCTTTTGGGTTTCCCATGTCGAGTTCGATTACCATTTTTCTCAGggatttttcattttcagttcacACCTTCCTCGTTTGCTAGATTCAATTTATCACCTGTATCGTTTAATTGTCCTGCTCATTCCCTTCCAAGTTTGTCATGCCCAGTTCATCACCTTCGTCGCTTCACATGGTCGGTTCATCAACTTTCTCGTTCCTCATGTTCACCTCATCACCGATATTCTTTATCACGGCCTCATTTTCAGCTCAGTTCGcactttaatttctttttttttttgcatcttCAAGTAACCATCTATCTGATTTCTCATATTCAGCTCATGACCTACTTTTAGCTTTCTGTAATTTCCCACATTCATATCATCGCCCGTTCTGCTCATCGGTTTTCTAGAGCTATGTTGACGGAAATATATATCGGTTGAATAAAGCCTTCTTTCTGAAGagtagatacacatgtacatgtatttgatattttgtatatgcatgtacaggtataaaaaaGCCAAAATCTATATCAACGAACCTGAATCTATGAAGATATATGATATACTCGCATTTCAGATTGTGGATGGATGCCAGCTACATCTTATATTGAAATAGACTGATACAGAGTGTATATAGCCTCTATGCTCCTGTGTCTTGAAGCTTCAATGACTTTTCTGTTATGTGAAGAAGAGTGtagtttcatatttttttttggtattttcaaACGGTCGGCCCTGTAGCTACAAACTGTCCAGATTTTTGCAGCCTGTCTCTGGCCAAACATAAGCTGTAAATTGTATACAGTTGGGAAACGTAACGCAATGATCATAATCTATGTACTTCAGCGCAAAATCCTTTGTAGTTTAcctttaaattaaaagaatttaactgcgtatataaatatacatctccagcgtaagtgggaagatctgtgggtttcccccgggctcggcttggtttcctcccaccataatgctggccgccgtcgtataagtgaaatatttcttgagtacggcgtaaaacaccaatcaaataaataagtaaatatacaacaactctGTAAGCACGTTTCGTGTGAATATCGATGGAATAAAAATAGAATGCATGACCACAGTAAAAGAAAATAGAGTTGGCGTCAGAAAACTGCATGTACGTACCCCGACCCTGGATGACCGCATTACCATCATGAGTTATTTGGATGAGATGTTAGTCAAAGGTGTCTCATATACAACTGTACaaatcagtatacatgtatctgtacttGCAAGTCAACTAGTCAACCATGTTGATGACAATTCATGGATGGCTATCTACCATCACTTCATTCATACTTCACTTTAATTATGTACcggtacatgaacatatatacatactctTTTAACTTTGTCCTTGTTAGTATGAGAATTTATGACGAATGAACTCAGCAACGAATTTATGGATTTACATTCTAAAATTTTCATTCTAAAAACCTTCTTAAATTTCTTGTCTCGCCCCCATTTTTAGATAAATCTTGATTTCTCTcattaaagaaaataagaaagtatTTTTCAATTTACAAGCAATTAATATTGTGTAACTTTTGACATTCTGTGGCTATGCCCATGGCGTTGATGCCTAAAAAATCCGCGGTTCTGCAgcatacaaacaaattttttctCAGGCAAGTAATTTAAGAAAAAACTTAAGAAATTGCAAGAATTAACCATCACTGAATGCCATCCACATCAACCATTCATTTCCACCATCGTAGATCGTGagtagtaacttgccaaaggtccaAGGCTTAACCGAGGCAGTCCGGTTTCTCTATCCGTTAAACTGACCAACGTACTAACATAAGGGACAGAATCGATCGTGAGCTGCGAGTGTTGGAGTAGACTGCATTTGTAAATTGTAGGTCTTGCATACCATTACGGTTTACGTTTCATGGCtcattgtattattttgttgtgagcaaataaatatataaacacatccAGTATTCCATATTTGACGAAATAAAGATCTCTTGACGGgagtatttgtcattttttggtttgtatttttttgacccccacccccaccccgccaAACATATCTAGCTGTACCAGAGCCTATATGAACACTCAGGCTGTACCCAGGTTAAGTGGGGGATAACTCCCGTTCAAACAAAAAATTGACGCGTCTGACAGGAGTTTGTTTTCAATGGTGTGAATAAGATGGCGGCCGAGGCCGTAACTTCGCTGAAGCTGCAGCTTGTTTACGGTAAGACTGTATCTAAACTCAGTCTTCATGGCATTCAGAAGTATTAAATTACAAAGGTATTAAGCAGCTAATGTTTTACGTAACAACCTGTTATTCGTCAAATGGACTTCTTGATTTTTGCAAGATCGACTGTTGCCATGGAGTTCAGGATCTTGATAAACATGGTAATTTAAGTATTTAAAGCGTGAGAACAAAACGTATCAAGCCTTCAGCCCTTTATAAAATTTCCGTGACTTTTGCATACACTGCATACAGCGGTCTACGTTCCTTCCGTATATgagttatgtatttatttgattgttgttttacgttgtGAAAAGGCACTCACGAATATTTCGCTCATAAGGCGGAGGATTGAGCAAACCGCGGGCAGCGCCTGCGAGTAGAAGCCCACGGCCAAATCGCAGGGTGCTTGAAATCCTTCCCACATATAACCGGATAGGGAGCCAGCATGACAGCATGAGCTGTAGTTGAACTcccattggtgaggggctcctgagAGGTAGTGTGCGAAGCCCTCGGCCGTGgaggatggggggggggggggggggcattgtgtgggaaaatttgtcagtaaatttccaaaggccggtggtttactccaggcacttctgtttcctctacccatgaaTCTTGACGATCACCATGGTaaaagtaaaaagtacaaatcaccataaaaaataataataaattcttTGAAGCCACAAAACATATCTGGTTGTTATTGTAAGGtatagcaatatacatgtagctggattGGAATTTTGGGAATGAAGGAATTTGACACTATTACATTGGAATTATTTATGTAGCTTTTTATTAGAGCTGTGTGTGGACATTATTGGTGCTCCCTTTTGTGTAGGTCAGCACAAGGAAGATTTTCAGTTGACCTTGCCCAGTGATGAGGCAGGTGGGGTTCTGCAGGTGAAACACCTGGCTAAAAGAGTGGAGGAAATGACAGGGGTGCCTCCAGCTAGCCAGAGACTCATCTTCAAGGGTAAGGTGCTGTTTATAGGATAAGTTTTAACTGGAAATAAGATTATCATTGTTCAAGAAAAacttaacatatatatacatgtatgtgtaaatcaGCAACATGAGAAAGTCTCCAACAACTCATAATCGGATGCCACAAGCCGGAATTACACATTCAGAAACATTGATAAATATCACAAGCTTtattatgtgtgtgttttaagACTTGCCATTAAATCCCATTGCTCCATGACAATAGCCACCTTAAAATACAGTGTGggttttatttgaaaaatggGTAACATTCTGGATCATGCTAATCTGTTTAGGACCTTTTCTGTTATCATGCATAAATTGAGTAAAAGCAGTAAATCTGCTGCTTTCATTGAATCTTTATTGGCTAGATTAAAATGATTAAGCGTTGCCGATGCTTTACACAGATGTTTGTCCAACAGTCGCAAACTCAAATCCACCCTCTggctttctctttttttttttttttttcttccatgaTTTTTGTTTGGTAATTGATAATGGCTGCTTACCATATTCTTGTGAACAGTGTGAAAACCTAATCATTATCAATCAACCATATTGATGCTTATCTGCACAGTACCACATATTGTTCCATGTTCTTTTCTGATGTCAGATTTGCTTTCATTGTAATATAGGAAAATCACTGAAGGATCCAAATGCATTGTTGGTGCCAGATGGAATAAAGAACGGGTCTAAAATAATGCTCATAGGGAAAAAGGTACCGGTAATCTCATAAAGTTAAACAGTATGACAAAGTCAGCTTTAAGCAAAAACTTTAAGCAAATTGATTCGAAGATAGCATGATGATCATTATCTACGCACAGAGAACTTATTACCAGTTTAGATTTATGCCTTGTTTAGGTTTTTACGTCTCTGTTCattgccaaaatatattcaGCTCCAACTTAGTGTGTTCAGAGTGTCTCCTAAACTGAATGCTGATCAATTATAATTAAGCCAGACACATATATCTCTATGATTTTATATTGACCTGTTTATTGCCTTGTTACAACAGGTTATTGGAAAGTCTTCCTACAGGAGATAAACAAaccatcatcattatcaatCAGAAATTCACCTGTTCAATTTGACAAAGCAGTGatgaacataaaaaaatttgatGCTCA
Encoded proteins:
- the LOC135463633 gene encoding BAG family molecular chaperone regulator 1-like, which gives rise to MAAEAVTSLKLQLVYGQHKEDFQLTLPSDEAGGVLQVKHLAKRVEEMTGVPPASQRLIFKGKSLKDPNALLVPDGIKNGSKIMLIGKKLVAGETEEIQKLSKMEAAIVKEEKKLSEITSDLDGIHRGFLHKDLQHTGKMHQKLEQRKSLVTRIQTLLNRCDGLEHGLEDLLLNS